One window from the genome of Anticarsia gemmatalis isolate Benzon Research Colony breed Stoneville strain chromosome 8, ilAntGemm2 primary, whole genome shotgun sequence encodes:
- the gw gene encoding trinucleotide repeat containing adaptor protein gawky isoform X3, producing the protein MSNVSVILCVRHLIKDNCYSNINTVTEPMQCNYSTSMLVVNTNNFGAFKRVEEKNESHEASVKMVDLNIYNVEFVDSVQQNQMIGETPNYCIPLTINAITVQGISYSDPYFSSFNLKYKMAFGAPEHMNKSDYAFKSSVCIIRDEPCDTQLLNDKSAHNMISKTKTRITKEDKSVKTYHDNNESEVGYDKPAKKTVLRTFANGDLTFDAMLELTKNEDRIIKDMSKSHEVDSWGVPRRLRLCGGGESSLNAATGWGSPPASNNSVNSNKGNGNQMPPTSAASANWQSSPPNMPNSQPNNNGAPTSNGTNNAANGNNGGTNPPNSTPNSNGPTAGNGNNGNNANTTSSAKIEQLNSMREALFSQDGWGGQHVNQDTNWDVPGSPEPGSKVEPTAGGPPAWKPNINNGAFLGTDLWEANLRNGGQPPPQPAAKTPWGHTPTTNIGGTWGEDDDVADSANVWTGPPPPQQWPAGPPQHAQQWGVPKKDDWNAWGEPHRPVDPRLDPHRTPDPRQQQADPRHDLRGGISGRLNGDMWSQHHQHAAGPNKMMPGGGVNQWGGQGPKDPIKGSGWEEPSPPAARRAPGGFDDGTSLWAQRPGMGGMAARGPQGPPGPQRMPPTPTKPDAVWGSHGQRNGSWEEPHAPAWPERDAPTWPDASGPALWAVPKQKPTGPGTAWPDDIGEWGGPKPPQAGPLGKQLPKEMVWNSKQFRFLVEMGFKKEEVETALRSRDMNAEEAMEMLANARGDGWRRDEHFGGHHGGPFQPPPTVPAVSPAVVQKLLTQPPPPAAQHHQSYNPNSGTGNSGQPSAAQLRMLVQQIQMAVSAGYLNHQILNQPLAPQTLVLLNQLLQQIKVLQQLLQQNSLAMTKGHSSLALQYSVQITKAKQQITALQNQIATQQALYMKQQQAGSTDLFKQGHDPLAQLQNNFGDMAITKDSQAAYGASCNQQSRLNQWKLPSLDKDGEGSEFSRAPGTAKSTTSPQLNQLGLQPDSTWGVGRGNEGWGDSGADVADGKDAWPSHPAHQVYDLVPEFEPGKPWKGNQMKTVEDDPAMTPGSVVRSPLSLAVIKDTDMLGGKTSPPGGERSLSSSTWSYAPPGGGASGGGAAPGGLKSDAWGTKPRPAPPGLNKAWPQHHGNTQQRSVPSWQTSTWLLLKNLTAQIDGSTLKTLCVQHGPLQNFHLYLNQGLALARYSTREEAAKAQMALNNCVLSNTTIFAESPAESEVQMILQHLGSGGGGAWRGGGGGGGKDGWGGFPGLWPDSHDQRATPSSLNSFLPPDLLGGESI; encoded by the exons ATGTCTAATGTTTctgtaatattatgtgttcGACATCTAATTAAGGATAATTGTTACTCCAATATTAATACTGTTACCGAACCAATGCAATGTAATTACTCCACCTCGATGTTGGTGGtgaacacaaataattttgGTGCTTTTAAGCGAGTCGAAGAGAAGAATGAAAGTCATGAAGCTAGTGTAAAAATggtagatttaaatatttataatgtagaaTTTGTTGATAGTGTCCAACAAAACCAAATGATTGGCGAAACGCCTAACTACTGCATTCCTTTAACGATTAACGCCATAACAGTCCAGGGTATCTCATACAGTGACCCATATTTCAGTAGCTTTAACTTAAAGTATAAGATGGCGTTTGGAGCGCCGGAGCATATGAACAAGTCTGATTACGCTTTTAAATCCTCAGTTTGTATTATACGAGATGAGCCTTGCGATACGCAACTACTAAACGACAAGTCTGCTCATAATATGATATCCAAAACGAAAACTCGAATCACTAAAGAAGACAAGTCTGTAAAGACATACCATGACAATAATGAATCGGAAGTTGGTTACGACAAACCCGCCAAAAAGACGGTTTTGCGAACGTTCGCAAACGGTGATCTCACCTTCGATGCTATGTTGGAACTCACGAAAAACGAGGATCGAATAATCAAGGATATGTCGAAGAGCCACGAAGTGGACAGTTGGGGCGTGCCGCGTCGCCTGCGACTGTGCGGCGGCGGCGAGAGCTCGCTGAACGCAGCCACCGGCTGGGGCAGCCCGCCCGCCTCCAACAACAGCG TGAATAGCAACAAGGGGAACGGTAATCAAATGCCTCCGACGAGCGCCGCGTCTGCAAATTGGCAGAGTTCCCCACCAAACATGCCAAATTCACAGCCTAACAATAATGGTGCACCTACTAGCAACG gtacaaaCAATGCCGCCAATGGGAACAATGGCGGCACTAATCCGCCTAATTCAACTCCAAACTCGAATGGGCCCACCGCCGGCAATGGAAACAATGGTAATAACGCCAACACCACTTCCTCTGCTAAGATTGAGCAACTCAACTCTATGAGAGAGGCTTTGTTTAGCCAGGATGGCTGGGGAGGT CAACACGTGAACCAAGACACCAACTGGGATGTACCTGGATCTCCTGAACCAGGATCAAAGGTGGAACCTACAGCTGGAGGTCCACCCGCTTGGAagccaaatattaataatgGCGCATTCCTAGGAACTGATTTGTGGGAAGCCAACTTGAGAAACGGGGGTCAACCGCCTCCGCAACCCGCAGCTAAGACTCCTTGGGGTCATACACCCACAACCAATATTGGTGGCACTTGGGGCGAGGATGATGATGTGGCCGATTCAGCCAATGTTTGGACTGGCCCGCCTCCGCCGCAGCAGTGGCCGGCAGGACCACCTCAACACGCTCAACAATGGGGCGTGCCAAAGAAGGATGACTGGAACGCGTGGGGAGAACCTCACCGACCCGTTGATCCGAGGCTTGACCCTCATCGTACGCCCGACCCGCGCCAGCAGCAAGCCGATCCTCGCCACGATCTGCGCGGAGGGATCTCCGGACGCCTTAATGGCGATATGTGGAGCCAGCACCATCAGCATGCGGCCGGACCTAACAAGATGATGCCCGGAGGTGGTGTCAACCAGTGGGGAGGACAAGGCCCCAAGGATCCAATTAAGGGATCTGGATGGGAAGAGCCTTCTCCTCCTGCAGCTAGACGCGCCCCAGGTGGCTTTGATGACGGCACATCATTGTGGGCACAACGCCCCGGCATGGGAGGCATGGCAGCTCGTGGTCCTCAGGGTCCACCCGGGCCTCAGCGTATGCCGCCGACACCTACGAAACCCGATGCAGTCTGGGGTAGCCATGGCCAACGCAACGGCTCTTGGGAGGAACCCCACGCTCCAGCCTGGCCTGAACGCGACGCCCCGACTTGGCCAGATGCGAGCGGACCTGCGTTGTGGGCTGTACCTAAACAGAAGCCTACTGGTCCAGGCACGGCATGGCCGGATGATATTGGTGAGTGGGGTGGGCCCAAGCCACCACAAGCTGGACCGCTCGGAAAGCAGCTGCCTAAAGAGATGGTATGGAATAGCAAGCAGTTCAG GTTCTTGGTTGAGATGGGCTTCAAGAAGGAGGAGGTCGAGACTGCACTGCGCAGTCGCGACATGAATGCTGAGGAGGCTATGGAGATGTTAGCGAATGCTAGAGGCGACGGTTGGCGTCGCGACGAACACTTCGGTGGCCACCACGGTGGTCCCTTCCAGCCGCCTCCGACCGTACCCGCGGTGTCCCCTGCTGTTGTACAGAAACTACTTACTCAACCTCCGCCACCGGCAGCTCAACATCATCAATCTTACAACCCCAATAG cGGCACTGGTAACAGTGGTCAGCCCAGCGCAGCGCAGCTCCGTATGTTAGTGCAACAGATTCAGATGGCGGTGTCGGCCGGATACCTCAACCATCAGATATTGAACCAGCCCCTCGCGCCACAGACACTCGTACTTTTGAACCAGTTGTTGCAACAG aTCAAAGTACTCCAGCAACTACTGCAACAAAACTCGCTCGCTATGACCAAGGGTCACTCGTCTCTCGCGTTGCAGTACTCCGTACAAATTACTAAAGCTAAACAGCAGATTACTGCTCTACAA AACCAAATAGCGACGCAGCAAGCGTTGTACATGAAGCAGCAGCAGGCCGGCAGCACTGATCTGTTCAAGCAAGGCCACGACCCTCTGGCGCAGCTGCAAAACAACTTTGGCGATATGGCCATCACTAAGGATTCACAGGCA GCTTACGGCGCGAGCTGCAATCAACAATCGCGCCTGAACCAGTGGAAACTTCCTTCCCTCGACAAGGACGGCGAAGGGTCTGAGTTCAGCCGTGCCCCGGGCACTGCCAAGTCCACCACGAGCCCACAACTCAACCAGCTTGGTCTGCAACCTGACTC CACTTGGGGAGTAGGTCGCGGTAATGAAGGCTGGGGCGACAGTGGCGCGGACGTGGCCGACGGCAAGGACGCCTGGCCCTCGCACCCCGCTCATCAAGTTTATGATCTCGTGCCGGAGTTCGAACCCGGCAAGCCTTGGAAG GGCAATCAGATGAAGACGGTGGAAGACGACCCGGCGATGACCCCCGGCTCCGTGGTGCGCTCGCCGCTGTCGCTCGCCGTCATCAAGGACACTGACATGTTAGGCGGCAAGACCTCTCCCCCCGGGGGCGAGCGCTCGCTGTCCTCCTCCACTTGGAGCTACGCCCCGCCCGGCGGCGGAGctagcggcggcggcgcggcccCTGGAGGCCTGAAGTCCGACGCCTGGGGCACCAAGCCCCGCCCTGCGCCTCCTGGCCTCAACAAGGCCTGGCCGCAGCACCATGGCAATACTCAGCAGCGCTCCGTGCCTTCCTGGCAGACATCCACTTGGCTGCTGCTCAAAAACCTCACTGCTCAG ATTGATGGGTCTACTTTGAAGACACTCTGCGTCCAGCACGGACCCCTGCAGAACTTCCACTTGTACTTGAACCAGGGTCTCGCTCTCGCCCGCTACTCGACACGCGAGGAGGCCGCCAAG GCCCAGATGGCCCTGAACAACTGCGTGCTGAGCAACACTACGATCTTCGCCGAGTCCCCGGCAGAGTCGGAGGTGCAGATGATCCTGCAGCACCTGGgctcgggcggcggcggcgcgtggcgcggcggcggaggcggcggCGGCAAGGACGGCTGGGGCGGGTTCCCGGGGCTGTGGCCCGACTCGCACGACCAGCGAGCCACGCCCTCCTCGCTCAACTCTTTCCTGCCGCCCGACCTGCTCGGCGGAGAGTCCATCTAA